The genome window CTGAGTAAAGCACAAACTATAGGTCCCGAAGATCTCAGAAAGTTTGAAACACCAATTATCGCCCAGATGCTAAAAGACTTAGAGAATTCTGATGGACCAAAGCATATCCTTTCTCAGCTCAACGAATTCAAGGCAGTTACTAACTCTTCAATTAACAGCTTCACCCACAGTGGCTTGCTTTCTATTATCAGCTCAAGTAAGGGCTATGAACCAAAGTTGATCTATGATGCAATTCGAAACGCTAACGCTATCGCTGCAATGAACATTCAGATGATGTCACTACTCACAGGGAGCGACAACGCAATCGAACCTGTTCGAGGAATGCATCACAGATTTGTCGATTGTTTACCGATAATCCATTGATGGTCATTCAGTAAATCCCCTAATTCGAAGCGGAGCTTTCCAGTTAATCGAAAAAGGAAGTGATTTTACCGTGCATGCGAAATCCCCTTGGCGCCCGAATGACGAGAAATCCAGTCAGATAACTGAGTAGCAAACAGTACGAAAAGATCGAAAGCGCTATAGCCATAAATAGTACGATCTGTGCAGTTCATTTGATAACGGTCACTTTTGCAAGCTTGCTTTGGTCAAGACGAAATAAACGCGGAGAGCATGTAGTTGACCTTATAAAATTTATGTTGGATGGGGCTCAAAATACGAAATCGCTTCAAGAGTTTACGAAGCGGCAAACTCACCTGATAGAAAATTTTCTCACCTAGCACCTAGACCCAAGTCAACTAGCAGAACTGGCGGGCTGGGCCCGACCAGATGCCCACTGCGTAATGGGCGCACTAGTAAAGGATTGAGAGCTTTAGGATACAAGGTGAAAGTATGAGCTAGTGCAGATAAAAAAAATCGCTACTTCCCTTGAAAAAAGGGACAGGCCGACTAGCCTATATCTACGTCTGAGTATATAGACAAAATATGGTATTACCTGTCTCATTTGCAGTGCTACAAGGTTTAAATCTAGAGCTGCGTATAGCGTGAGCAACTGTGCAGGCTTTTCGACAATATGCTGACATGGAGGTAGTTATGTATAAAACAATTTTACTTACAATAATTGTATTGCTCTCAAACAATGCAGATGCGAAGCCTAAATATGTTAACCTCACGCATGAATCTACAGAATTCTACATAAACGATACAAATAAAAATTTATTTAAATTTTTAATAAAAGAAAAGAGAGAGATATCATTCATAGTTTCCGCGGTAAAGATAGATAAGACAAAAAAGACTGAAACATCTATATTGCCACCAACGCCTTTGAAGAGGCTGACCTATGATGGGAAAAATTTCACATCAGTTCAATCTTTTAATAATGACATTATCGAATCTGAATTTATAAATGACAATGAAAAAATAGTTGTGACATTCAACTACATATCAACAACTACTCCGCAAATGAATAACCTCATAACAACCCTGAGTAAGCTAACAGAGAGTCTTATACCAATAAAAAACATTGCCAATAGTAATATACCTTACAGTGAACTTTACGAAAACATACTATCTCTAGCCCTAACACCGCTAACTTCACCTAGCGACATCAAATCTACGTTTACATATGATATCAATACTGAATTTTCAGAAAAGGAGCTTCCATTCTATATAACAAAGGAATCCAGAAACACGCAAGATTATAGAAAATCAATTGCGACAACAAAGTTATTTATCAAAGAAAAGTCTCCTAGCGATATAGATTTTAAAGAACCTATAAAAAGGCTAGGAATATTAAGATTTGATGAAGAGAAAATTTTGGATAAAATGATTTCATCGATTGATCACAGAGAAAAACTAAAACAATGTCAGGAATTGAAAGGATTGCTTCAATCAAGATTTTCACAATCAAAAGTTAAAGATATTTTGGCTCTTTCAATAGATGAATCGAACTGGCCACAAGATTTAACAGCACACCCTTGTATAGATAAATATGAATCGCTTAACTATAACAAAGTTAATCAGTTGAAAAATATAACATTTTGCAGTGATGATATATGCATAAGATCTATTGAATCAGCATCATTAATTCAGAATGGAGGGCCATTGGAAGTGATTAAACGAATCACTAACAATAACAACTTCGAAGACGCAAACATTTGCGCTAAAAATTTAAAGGATGCAAAACTCTACATAAATAAAGAAACAATAAAGCAAGAATTCAAAAGCGACCATATGAATAGCTTCTCATTTGATTCATGCCTGTCTTTTGAAAACCGACGGGAAAAGTACAAGAGTACTATTTTCTGGGAAAAAGACGAGCGAGGCAATAATAGAGTTTTCAACTTTTATTGTGATCTAGTTCCGAATCAACCTTGCGACAATTCCTACTTGGATAAAAAAATCAACTTATAACATTCACCTTATTTTTTAATGAAAAGTATAAAAATTAAGTAATATTTTCACTACAGCTTTCAGGTTCAATAACTGCGAATTGATCTGACAGCTACCAGTTTCTTCAAGGTATCTGTCAGAGTTGATTCGAATTAGGTGATGATTATTTATTGAAAGTAGTTACGGCAATGTCTAGTGTTTTTTCAGGAAATTTGACAGTAGAAATTGGGGCTTGGTTTGACGAAAAATCTCATTTTTTCTTGAGCATCAAATGAATCATTGAAAATAATCTATGGAAAAGATATTCCACATGATCTACGTCAACTACAGCGGTCTGATTTATTTCAGAGTGACGAATGAGGTGACTATTTCCAATTGAATTCAACTCCTTTGCCTCAGCTTCTAGTCTAGAGCGCATGAATGGATCAGATGCTGTTGCATTCAATATTATCTGAACAGACTGCTTCTTATCTGCAGGATATGCTAAAGATTTTAATCGTTCCCAAGCATCCCATAGCCGTTCAAGTGCTTCTCTACGAATTAGTGGATTGGGTTCAGAAAACTTTATCCTGCTTTCCTCCAGCATATTATCGAGCGTTTTATCACCAGAATTGAAAGTTAGCCTTTTAAGCTCCTCTCCCAAAACCAAAGGTAGAAGTCTAATAATTCTACCTGTTTCGAGTAGCTCAAATCCTAAACCATTTCTAGAAAAAATTCGGTTCACACACTCTCTAAACTCGAATTGTCCTTCATACTGATCAAAACTTAGGTGATGGTGACTGAAGTATTCGTGATATTTGATAGGTATCGGTTTAGCCACGTTTTTATGAACAAACTCTATGAAATCTAATATTAGCAATGTGTCTGGAGCAAAAGGCTCGTCACGCGTAAAGAAATCATCGCCTTGTATTTGACGTGTAGTTTCAAGCGGCCAAGCTAAACCAGGCATTTCTGCGGTAACTGCCGCTTCCAATAACTTAGTGTCACACCCGCATATTGCTGAACCATCAGGACAACGCTCAGAAAATTTGAATCCTAACGAACCGTTATGAATCAACCCTTGAACTAGAGCTGTCACGCCACTCCATACTGTCGGTGATACTATCTGTTGAGTACGCGGTCTGGCGCCATTTTCTCTGTCACTGAAATAGTCGTTCATATATTAATACCGTAATTTTTAGAATATGTTGCTCAATCTAGATTCTGCACTTTAATAACAATTAAAATGCGTTTTTGGCATTTAATTATTTAAGTGCGAATTCGTTCACCTTCAGACGTATTTAAGTTCAATTTTTTTGCATTACAACAATCAGGAAAAATTGATTTTTATCTTCAGCTAATTTGTCATCAATTTTTTATTCAATGAAGCAAGCATTTCAGAGTGAGATTCTTGTCGCCGCAGACGAATACCATCTATTTCACTTTTCTTATTTTTCATATACTCAACTGCATCCCATTTCTTCATGTGATTACGTGGAATACGGTATGTTACTCTTAACTTATCAGTGATGTCTGCCGCTTTAATACCTAGCATTGAGTATTGATAGTGTCGCTCTTCAAAACCTTCATAAAAATCTGGAGGACTTGCTGCGTATTCAAAGGCTCCCTCTATAGAGTTGTCAGCATCCTTTATAAGGCTTGGGAAATAGAGTATTTCGTACATGAGTTTTGGAGGGAATGATTTCCAATTTACATCTTTCATTTCAATATCTAATTTAGGCGCTTTGACCTGTATGCGATGATAACCTTCTTCGTCAGTCTGGCCATGACATGTTCCGTCGTCACCAACAACATCAGCACAACCGTCAATATATGATTCAAATATGCAAATCATTCTTATTGCAAGGTATTCTGCTTCCTTTCGCATTGTACGGCGCGCTGTGAATACATCCTTAAAAAAGTTCAAAATAAAACCTAGCACAACACCAAATAATCCTATGACTACCTTTTCATCCATAAACTTGTCTCTTATAAAAAATTTATCCGCCTAGTAAATTAATAGCATAGATCGAGTTTTCGCTTCGTTCAGAAACAATTAATCCATCAATTATGAGTTTCAGCCAAACGTATTTACCATACCCTTTTCAGACTACCAGAATATAGGCTGCTGATAACATTTCGCACTACACTCCAGTTCTGCGAAGTGCCTGTACTGGCTAAATACAAGCTATTGGGATGCTGTTCATTAATTTGGTCCAGGATAGACATTAACGCTGAATTTCCTTTGATGCAATCTTGTGCGGTGAACAACTCTTGCTGCTGAATACCATGCTGATAGAAATCTGACAGCATCACACCCGCTATGGCGCAGCGATAGTTGTCTTTCCAGAGTTGCTCGATTAGTTTGCGACAAGTACACGCACACACTTAACTATCACTTCCGCCAGTGCATATTTCTATTTTTGCACATACCGCAAATTCATGTATGCCTGGCTTGGATAAGCAAGATATTTTCACTAGCTTAAATCGCAGAATAGCGTGGCTATCTAGACGATGTACATACAACCCAATATGGGGAGATTAACTTCGGTATTCCCTTCATTTATCGTTTCTTCGAGGGTTTGGCTAACCGCATTGGTCATATTCAGTATCCCAATATCATTCTCAACCAGCCATTTGTCTCGCATGTCTCTAGCAGCACTAGATAAGTATGGGTTACTAGCATCTCTGATACAGCGAACAAGCCTCTCAGCCTCTTGTAAGCAAACATATTCCATCCGTATTCTCCAGTCTTTACAGCAATTTTGTAACGAGTCTGTTGTCACGACTAACGGAAAACAATCAAAATAAAATTAAGTTGCTATAGCACACCTAGGTAATTAAATTTGCCTTTAGTAACGACTTGACGGCAGTCAAGCCGATTGATAAATTTAAAAAAGGTTCCAGATTTCCTCCCTGCCGCTCTGGGAAAAATCTTAAACGTTCAAATCAAACAATGTAACCTTTGTCAGCAAATGCAAGCGGCATGCTAAGAACGAGTTTTTATAAACTTGTTGGTTGACTCAATGTGAGGATTACACAATGTTTGCATATCAAGATGTTATTGACAGCGTTAAGGGTTTAGCCAATTCAGACAAAGTCAGAAAAGCTAGTCACTGCAAGTTACTTGAGTTTTACAGCAAGCAGCTTGGATTCCAAAGCTACAATCATTTGAAAGACTCTCTAGCGGGTATGCCATCCGAACAGCTTCTAAATGTCTCTTTAAAGCTCATGCGGAATATTTGCTCAATACGGACGCCAAGTATTGATTCCAGTTACTATGAATTTTGGGCATTTGATAACGATGAAATTGGCTACTATAGCTCTTGGATAGGCTGGGATTCGAATGGGAGAGAAGTACGCGCACCAAGAGCATTAGTTGCAAAGCCTACGGCAACCCAGTTACGACAACTCTATGAGCACCCAATCTATGTAGTGGAATCTGACAAAGAAATCATCTGCTGGAGACACAAGTGGAAAGGTACTGCGTTGATACCAGAAGCACTAGCCAAAGATTTTTTTAAGTGGTCATTCAATAAAAGAATAAAAGTCTCAAAAAATCCACCGATGGATCTCGTTAGGAAACATGCAAATGAATATATTCATAACATGATGTTTGAATAACATTGACCTAACAGAATTTCGGGGCTACTCAAAAAGCCCCTTTTAGTTCATACAGAGTAAGTGCGAGCGAGGGGCGCTGGTTAGCTTGAGCTAATACCGTTGAGCTGGCCTGATTGAGAATTTGTCGTTTTGTCAGCTCAGCAGTTTCTGCAGCATAATCCGCGTCTCTAATTCGGCTTCTGGCGGCTTGCAGATTTTCCCCGACATTCGAGATGTTCCTGATAGTGGATTAGAAGCGGTTTTGGGTTGCGCCAAGTTTTGCCCTTGCATCGCCAATCAACGCGATAGCGTTATCGATAATGGCGACGTTAGTTTCAAAAATGGTGTCTTCTTCATCGGCTGCAATTTCAAATTGAGGACGACCTATCTGTTCAGGTGACCGACCTGTTAGGGGGTTTATTTGCGAATGAACAGCTTATTAGCTGCTGTAATTAGGAGAGAGCAGTGTAGCTTTAAGAAGGTGACGACCATTAAGAAAACAAATGAGTGAAGTTGTAACGATATGACTGTTGTTGATTTTAGAGAAGTATTGGTGCCTAGGGTCGGACTCGAACCGACACGGAGTTTCCCCCGGCGGATTTTGAATCCGCTGCGTCTACCGATTTCGCCACCCAGGCATTGAGGGTCGTACAGAAGTAAACGCTTGCATTATACAAAGCGAATGGCGCGGCGCAAGCAAAAGTTTCAGTTGCTGGTGTGGTTGCGCATTTTTGCAGCAGTTTCGAAAAAACAAAGCTGCGTGATACACTTAGCGCAATTCTTAAGAGCTTATAAAAATCAGGACACACTGATGTATCACGAATCTCCAAAGGCGGGTTTGTTCCGCCGTTTAGCTGCCATTGTTTATGACGTGCTGATTTTAGCGGCGCTCTGGATGCTGGCTATGGGTCTGGCGTTGTTGCTAGTGACTATTCTAGATAAGCTGGGGGTGGTTTCGCTGGCGGCTTATCAGGATCAGGCTGATTTTATTCAGAAACATTCGATTTGGTTTCAGCTGTATTCGCTGTTGGTGTTTTTATGGTTTTACCTGTACTTCTGGGTCAAAGCCGGTCAAACCCTTGGCATGCGTGCCTGGCGTATCTTGTTGATACAACCCGATGGCTCGCCTGTGACGCTGAAACAAGCGCTGCTGCGTTTAGTGGTGTCTTTGTTAGGCTTGGGTAACTTCTGGTTGTGGATACGCTGGGATCAGGGTTTGGCACTGCAGGATCAAATCACCGACACCATAGTCGTGAAGCTGAGCAAAGAAGAAAGCAAAGAGTTGAATTTACATCGTAAAGCTGGTTAACTAAATTGGGGTCAGAGTAAAATTAATTGCCTGGCAATTAATTTTACTCTGACCCCAATTTTCAATCTATTTCTTCTGCAATAAATACGTCGCCAGCCCGATAAACAAGACCGACGGCAAGATTGCGCCAAAGACAGGCGGTAGCTGGTACACCAAAGCCACAGGGCCAAATACCTGGTCACTCATATAAAACGCAAAACCAGTCAGAATACCCATCAGAATGCGGGCCGCCATAGTGACGCTGCGCAGTGGTCCAAAGATAAAAGACAATGCCACCAGCAACATAGCAATAATGGTTAAAGGCTGAGTGGCCTTGCGCCAGAATGCCAGTTCAAACTTGCTGCTGTCTTGCTGATTACTGTCCAGATAATCGATGTAGTCGGTTAGGCCTTTCAGCGATAACAACTCAGGTTTAATAGACACCACACCTAATTTATCCGGCGTTAAAGTTGAGCGCCAGCGCTGTTCCTGCCACTGGTGTTTCTCTACTCTATCGTCACGGAAATGCAAGCGGCTGACATCTGTTAAACGCCAGGCATTGCTGATAAAGACTGCGGTTTTGGCGCTGACAATGGCCTGAAGTTTTAAGTCGGTATCAAACTCATAAATGGTTAAATCGGTTAAATTACCAAAGTCATCGACCTGTTTAATATTAATAAAGTGATCACCGTCTTTGGCCCATACGCCCTGCCGTGCTGAAATTAAATCGCCGCCTGAAATAGCTTTGGTACGCAGTTCACGGGCAGTTTTTTCGGCTACTGGTGCACCAAATTCAGCCACCAGCATCACTATAAGCATCATCAGCAATGAGGTTTTCATCACAGAACTGATGATATTAAGCCGCGATAAACCCGCCGCCTGCATCACCACCAGTTCGCTGTTGCTGGCCAACATACCAAGCCCGACTAAACCGCCAATTAAAGCCGCCATAGGGAAAAACAGAATTAAGTCGCCAGGCACGCTGAATAAGGTAAACAAACCTGCGGATAACATATCGTAGTCGCCCCGCCCCACTAAACGCAGCTGGTCGATAAACCTGAACATGCCGGATAAAATCATCAGCACAGTCACTGTCATCAGCACTGTGGTTAATATGGTGCGGCCTATATACAGGTCGAGGATCTTAAACATGAGAAGCGCGCCCTGTGATTAATGCTTTGAATTTCTGACCCAGAGTGCGGTGCTTCACCAATAAGATAATGCCAAAGCTTAAGCCCAAAGCGTGGATCCACCACATGCCTAATTGCTCAGGAATTTTGCCGTCTTCAATGGCAGAACGGCTGGCAATCAGCAGAATGTAATACAACAAATACAAAGCCAAAGCTGGCAATAAGCGACCAAATTTACCCTGACGTGGATTCACTTTACTCAGCGGCACAGCAATTAACATCAGAATAGGAATAGACAGCGGTATAGCGATACGCCAGTGCCACTCAGCTGCGGCTTCTGGCCCTGTTTGTTTGCGCAGTTCGGACGTCGGCAAACTGGATAACTTACGGCGTTTTTGTTCTACCTGCTGTTCACGAATTTGAATTTGGTATTTACCGAACTCCACCACTTCATAAGCCGGAGTACTGGTATCGCCTGCATAACGACGGCCGCTGTTCAATTCCAGCATCTGGGCGCCGCTGGCGTCTTCTTTTACATTGCCTGATTCGGCATAAACGATAGAGGTTTGCCCGCCTGCTTCTGCCGGAGTTTGCGCCAGAAATACTCTTTCCAGCTGCCCGCCATCGCGGCTGATTTCATGCACAAAAACCACAGCCTTTTCATTGGAGGTTTGCTGGAATCGCCCTGGAATTAAGCTGGTGAGGCCAGAGTCGGCTTCGGCCTGCTCTAAAATCTGGTATTCACGTTCAATAGACCAGGGGCTTAAATACAAAGTGACAAAACCTGCGGCCAAAGCCACAACCACGGATAAAGTTAAGGTTAAGCGGGTGACATACCATTCGCTGATGCCGGTGGCGTGTAACACCGTCATTTCGCTGTCGGCATAAATTCGGCCATAGGCTATTAATACGCCCAAAAAAGCACTTAGCGGAATAATAACTACGGCGAGTTGCGGCAGTTTTAATGACAAGATGGTCAGTACTAACTGACCCGGAATATCACCATCTGAAGCGTCAGCCAAAATTTTCACAAAGCGTTGGCTCATGATAATAGTGATCAGGATCAGGAAGACCGCCAATTGGGATTTAAACACTTCACCAATCAGATAACGAAAAACAATCAAAAATGCCCCCTAAAACCTGTCTTTTTGCTGGAACCCTGACGATTTTTAAGTAAACTGGATATTTACAGCAATTATTATTGACTAAAGTGGCGATAAATCCGAGCTTTTTTATAAAGCAGGACAAAATATCATCACAAAGAAGCCCACTGTAACACCGAACTAACTTGGTATAGTGGCCGGAAGTCTTAGAATCAGGAGTGAGCATGGAGTTCAGCGTAAAAAGCGGTAGTCCGGAAAAACAACGAAGTGCATGTATCGTTGTCGGCGTTTATGAGCCGCGCCGCTTATCAGCGGTTGCCGAACAGCTGGATAAAATCAGCGAAGGCTACATCAGCAATTTATTACGCCGGGGCGATTTAGAAGGCAAACCCGGTCAGATGTTGTTATTGCACCATGTACCAAACGTACTGAGTGAACGAGTACTGTTGGTGGGCTGTGGTAAAGAGCGTGAGTTGGACGAACGTCAGTACCGCCAAATCATTGCCAAAACTATCAGCACCCTGAATGAAACCGGCTCAATGGAAGCTGTGTGTTTCTTATCTGAGCTGCATGTCAAAGGCCGTGACACCTACTGGAAAGTGCGTCATGCGGTGGAAACCACCCAGGATTGCTTATACGTATTCGACAAACTAAAAAGCCGCAAAGACGAAACCCGTCGCCCGCTGCGTAAAATTGTCTTTAACGTACCAACCCGTCGCGATTTAACCATAGGCGAAAAAGCCGTTGAACATGGTTTAGCTGTTGCTGCTGGTATCAAGGTGTGTAAAGACGTATCGAATATGCCGCCAAACATCTGTACTCCGGCTTATCTGGCCGATCAGGCCGTGGCGTTAGCACAACACGACAAAGTATCGGTGGAAGTGCTGGGCATTGCTGAAATGACAGCTTTGGGTATGCATTCGTACGTAGCTGTTGGCCGTGGCTCAGAAAACGAAGCCAAAATGGCGGTGATTAAATACAACGGCGCTATGGATAACAGCGCGCCTGTGGTGCTGGTCGGCAAAGGTTTAACCTTTGATACCGGCGGTATCAGCATCAAGCCAAGCGATGCGATGGACGAAATGAAATACGACATGTGTGGCGCAGCTTCAGTGCTGGGTACTATGCATGCTGTGGTTAGCTTAGGTTTGCCTATTAATATGGTGGCTGTGCTGGCTGGCGCTGAAAACATGCCGGATGGTCGCGCTTATCGCCCAGGTGATATCTTAACCACTATGTCAGGTCAGACGGTTGAAGTGTTAAACACTGACGCTGAAGGCCGTTTAGTGCTGTGTGACGCTTTAACTTATGTCGAGCGTTTTGACCCGGACGTGGTGATTGACGTAGCGACCTTAACAGGCGCTTGTGTCATTGCATTAGGTAAACACGCTTCAGGTTTATTAAGTAACCATAACCCGCTGGCGCATGAAATTTTAAATGCCTCGGATCAAAGTGGTGACAGAGCCTGGCGTTTACCTTTGTGGGATGACTATCAGGATCAGCTGGAAAGCCCGTTTGCGGATTTCAGTAATTTAGGTGGCCGTGCCGCCGGTACTATTACCGCAGCATGTTTCCTGTCGCGCTTTACCCGTAAATACAACTGGGCGCATTTGGATATTGCCGGAACTGCATGGCGCAGTGGAGGTAAAGACAAAGGTGCAACAGGCCGTCCTGTGGCTATGTTGACCCAGTTTTTAATTAACCGTGTCGGAACCGACATCGAGGGATAACAGTGCCTCAAGTCAGTTTTTATCTGCTGCCGGAACAGGCAGCAGAAGCTGAATCACAGCTGGCGTCAGAGCCAGCTTTTTTTCATGTAGCCGCAAAACTTTGCGCCGATTTGTATCAGGCCGGACAGCGGGTTTTTGTGTTCTGCCAAAATCAGGCGGACGCCGAACTGCTGGATGAGGTATTATGGCGCTTTGATCCAGAGCGATTTGTACCACACAATCTGGCGGGCGAAGGCCCTGCAAGAGGCGCTCCGGTAGAAATCAGCTGGCTGCCTCCAAGCAACGCGAGGCCGGTTTTAATTAACCTGTCGGCAACAGTGCCGCCTTTTAGTCAGCGTTTTCAACAAATTATCGAATTTGTTCCAGCCGAAGAACAGCTTAAGGTTCAGGCGCGGGAACGATTTAAATTTTATCGCCAGTCGGGGTTAACCCCGCAAACAGTGCAGCTCTGATGGCCGGCCTGCGTTTTTAGTGAGAGTTTCAGGTAACGAAGATGGA of Rheinheimera sp. MM224 contains these proteins:
- a CDS encoding DUF6988 family protein, whose amino-acid sequence is MYETKLNLLLPRCFEMYQFMAEHISHLEPMPELKYRLAFQSGVLCFEHGLATLKLITDDLASSGLGLMRLQYESLIRGMWFIYAANDVWFTTLSKAQTIGPEDLRKFETPIIAQMLKDLENSDGPKHILSQLNEFKAVTNSSINSFTHSGLLSIISSSKGYEPKLIYDAIRNANAIAAMNIQMMSLLTGSDNAIEPVRGMHHRFVDCLPIIH
- a CDS encoding AbiJ-NTD4 domain-containing protein, giving the protein MNDYFSDRENGARPRTQQIVSPTVWSGVTALVQGLIHNGSLGFKFSERCPDGSAICGCDTKLLEAAVTAEMPGLAWPLETTRQIQGDDFFTRDEPFAPDTLLILDFIEFVHKNVAKPIPIKYHEYFSHHHLSFDQYEGQFEFRECVNRIFSRNGLGFELLETGRIIRLLPLVLGEELKRLTFNSGDKTLDNMLEESRIKFSEPNPLIRREALERLWDAWERLKSLAYPADKKQSVQIILNATASDPFMRSRLEAEAKELNSIGNSHLIRHSEINQTAVVDVDHVEYLFHRLFSMIHLMLKKK
- a CDS encoding DUF4113 domain-containing protein, with the protein product MCACTCRKLIEQLWKDNYRCAIAGVMLSDFYQHGIQQQELFTAQDCIKGNSALMSILDQINEQHPNSLYLASTGTSQNWSVVRNVISSLYSGSLKRVW
- a CDS encoding RDD family protein, giving the protein MYHESPKAGLFRRLAAIVYDVLILAALWMLAMGLALLLVTILDKLGVVSLAAYQDQADFIQKHSIWFQLYSLLVFLWFYLYFWVKAGQTLGMRAWRILLIQPDGSPVTLKQALLRLVVSLLGLGNFWLWIRWDQGLALQDQITDTIVVKLSKEESKELNLHRKAG
- the lptG gene encoding LPS export ABC transporter permease LptG, whose amino-acid sequence is MFKILDLYIGRTILTTVLMTVTVLMILSGMFRFIDQLRLVGRGDYDMLSAGLFTLFSVPGDLILFFPMAALIGGLVGLGMLASNSELVVMQAAGLSRLNIISSVMKTSLLMMLIVMLVAEFGAPVAEKTARELRTKAISGGDLISARQGVWAKDGDHFINIKQVDDFGNLTDLTIYEFDTDLKLQAIVSAKTAVFISNAWRLTDVSRLHFRDDRVEKHQWQEQRWRSTLTPDKLGVVSIKPELLSLKGLTDYIDYLDSNQQDSSKFELAFWRKATQPLTIIAMLLVALSFIFGPLRSVTMAARILMGILTGFAFYMSDQVFGPVALVYQLPPVFGAILPSVLFIGLATYLLQKK
- the lptF gene encoding LPS export ABC transporter permease LptF, which produces MIVFRYLIGEVFKSQLAVFLILITIIMSQRFVKILADASDGDIPGQLVLTILSLKLPQLAVVIIPLSAFLGVLIAYGRIYADSEMTVLHATGISEWYVTRLTLTLSVVVALAAGFVTLYLSPWSIEREYQILEQAEADSGLTSLIPGRFQQTSNEKAVVFVHEISRDGGQLERVFLAQTPAEAGGQTSIVYAESGNVKEDASGAQMLELNSGRRYAGDTSTPAYEVVEFGKYQIQIREQQVEQKRRKLSSLPTSELRKQTGPEAAAEWHWRIAIPLSIPILMLIAVPLSKVNPRQGKFGRLLPALALYLLYYILLIASRSAIEDGKIPEQLGMWWIHALGLSFGIILLVKHRTLGQKFKALITGRASHV
- the pepA gene encoding leucyl aminopeptidase; the encoded protein is MEFSVKSGSPEKQRSACIVVGVYEPRRLSAVAEQLDKISEGYISNLLRRGDLEGKPGQMLLLHHVPNVLSERVLLVGCGKERELDERQYRQIIAKTISTLNETGSMEAVCFLSELHVKGRDTYWKVRHAVETTQDCLYVFDKLKSRKDETRRPLRKIVFNVPTRRDLTIGEKAVEHGLAVAAGIKVCKDVSNMPPNICTPAYLADQAVALAQHDKVSVEVLGIAEMTALGMHSYVAVGRGSENEAKMAVIKYNGAMDNSAPVVLVGKGLTFDTGGISIKPSDAMDEMKYDMCGAASVLGTMHAVVSLGLPINMVAVLAGAENMPDGRAYRPGDILTTMSGQTVEVLNTDAEGRLVLCDALTYVERFDPDVVIDVATLTGACVIALGKHASGLLSNHNPLAHEILNASDQSGDRAWRLPLWDDYQDQLESPFADFSNLGGRAAGTITAACFLSRFTRKYNWAHLDIAGTAWRSGGKDKGATGRPVAMLTQFLINRVGTDIEG
- a CDS encoding DNA polymerase III subunit chi — its product is MPQVSFYLLPEQAAEAESQLASEPAFFHVAAKLCADLYQAGQRVFVFCQNQADAELLDEVLWRFDPERFVPHNLAGEGPARGAPVEISWLPPSNARPVLINLSATVPPFSQRFQQIIEFVPAEEQLKVQARERFKFYRQSGLTPQTVQL